TATTTTATTATGGGTGTTTGTGGGAGTTACTCAATCTCATATTTCCTGACCACCTTTGATATATACAGTACCGTAAGTTTAGATTGAGTAGGTATATCCAAACCTTAAAAATATAATTTGTTCTGTCAAACAGGAGTTACCTTGCCAGGTAGATcagtagccagtttctgctctCCTTGCTGGTCCTATACgccagcctttcagaagctttaCCTTCACACAGCCAAACCGGAAAACAGCCTACCCAAATGCTCTGAGGTGTCTGCATGGTCTTAACGCACACCAGAGCCTTGTTTTGCATCTCAGTGCAATGATAAAACCGGAGGAGATGACAAAAAAGCAATTTCAGAATGATGTCCTCCCCGTCCCCTGTGAAGGTTGCGCTCCTgcagtgcactccttttgaccagagccctatgctcTATATGAGGAATAGGACACATACTGGATGTTAATGTGGCAGGACAAAGATCATCTttactccttttgaccagagccctatgctcTATATGAGGAATAGGACACATACTGGATGTTAATGTGGCAGGACAAAGATCATCTTTACTCACATCAGTGTAGGCTTACTTGTACCTGTGTCCCTGGTGTGGATGATAGTAAAGGTGGATGATGAAACCATATTCTGCCTCcaaaatgactccctattccctatatagtacactaattttgaccagagcccagggaATTAGGGTTAAATGATCACATGATACAGCTCTCAGTAGGTTAgcaaatatattttaatatataatataatatttatatTCATTTTAGCACAATGATAAAATGGCATCACTTCAGTTTAATGTCATTTCAATCAGAACAAAAGCCACATTTAAATACATATGCTAATACCttgtcttttatttatttatttgtttgctGTCGTTGGAAAATAAATCATTCGAATGTTCTTTTGGTCCTGTAAAAGAAGCATCCTAATCCAATCTAACAGCATAAAGCCTACGGCATCCAGTGGGCGATATGATAACAATAAAACGTGTTGTAGTGGTTGTTTTCCAGGCTGACTACTTTGCAGATGCATGCCAGATCGCACAATGCATGGATAGGTGTTTAACATTTAAACTAACCCCATCAAATGATATAGCAATCTGATGCCCAACTTCACAGTCCATCacgtggcacgcaaccattggtaAATGCAGTGCAACGTCTGCAATGTGGTCAGCCTGGAACATGACCAATCTTTTATCACATGGTTAGAACAGAGTTTTTCAAGACGAGCAACACAGGAGATGCTATACGGACACGCCTGACACCCAAATTGATTACCTATGTTGCAAATTGAGAGTCAAGTGGAGATGAACGGATTCGGTTAAGTCAGTTCATTTAGTCAGTCGTCCtgatgagcccttcccagctagctTACCGTATAGCCTCTCCCAAGCCATATCTCTCATTCAGATTGATGCAACATCCTGTCATGGGGGTAAGAATGAGACCGTTTCATTGGCTAATCAGAGAAAACCTGACCTTTGACCTGCATTTACCTAATGGTTTGTTACCACAGATATGTTGTGGTTGAGATATGATTCGATATGATGCAAGAGACAGCATGATGACTGATGCTTTTGGACTTTGGACACCTATTATATTGTGGCTCAATAAAGTCAGTCTCAGTCTGTGATATCATATTGAAACAGGATCATAAACAGAACACTTTCCAACCACATTTAAAACAGCCAGATAAAATGCAGTGATCCATAAGGAAAACCTTTTCTTACTTGTATTCACTTTGGATACCTCCTGCCTGCTTTATACTACACTGCCTGAGTTCCCCCGGAAATATAAAGTTCCTACATGGTAAAATCAAACAGTTAGATGCCTCTATCTAGGCTACGTCCCAATTATCTATCCCTCCTCCTGTGTGGACTTGTTCACCTCCCTTTGCTGATTTCAAGAAAATAACTGCCCCATTTCTCCACCAATACAGTGTTTTTAGATATGTGGGAAGAAGTGAACAAGTGTACACTTCAGGAGGAAGGAGATATTATTGGGACGCAGACCCTAGTCTATCCAACCCAAGCACAGGAATGTTGTGACTCATGACCTTACGATGACCTCTACTCACGTTGACggacaacaccacaccactgcaGTTCCAATTATTACATTTTAAAAGACGAACGGAAACATTTTAGTAAGTAAAGGTAATTTTTTAAACCAAATGTGATCAATATGCATGTTCCTACCCTTAAATCGGCTGAAAAACTCATATTTATGTTAAAACGTTTAGAAAACTGCCGCCATCTTAATGACGTCATCATTCGAGTGGTTCCTCTGATAGGCAGCCCAGATTACAATACATGTTAGTAGCCTCATTGTTTTCATTTTGAtaacaattttaaaaaaaaatgaaaataagtgCATTTCTTTTAAGGATATCCTGTTGGAGACGGGCCAGGTAACATGGTATGAATGATAaattgaacaacaacaaaaatgtactgTGCAAAGGGGGTTATCATCGCTAGCGAGCTAGTCCAAAACCACGGCAAGCTCAGTTGACATTGATGGATATTTTGCTAGCTGGTGATGTTAGCAGATCAGCTTGCTACAGTGCAGGATTTTACTATGGATTTTGGATTTCACTATGGACATTGGCAACATTATTAGGTAACTTGCTGCAATTGATTTAATAGGAGtagacactgttaacaaccctacTGTCTGAAGCTAACTCTTTCAGAAAAGcacctagttagctagctagcttgcattgACTGAATATTAATTTTTCTAGCCAGATGTTTCTAGCCCAGCTATCTAGCTAGCCTCTCATATGTCTGGCACATCTGAAGTCCCTCACCACAAATCATATTGATTACCGATTTATGGTTATTATACACAATGTTTTTCCTTCTCAAACTGGTCGTTTTTTCAAATTTATTTTATTCACTTCTTGATCAGAGTCTTGATCAGTGCCCTACATTTAGAGAGTTTGGCCAACTTTTAGAATGGATAGCACATCCAAGCATTCTAATTATCCATTCATGACAAATGTTTGGATTGTAATTGTAATCCTAGATGTTCAGTTATAGCATTGGTGAAATGTAGACAATTCAATGACCTGCTATTTGTCAACATTGCCCACATAATAATGGGGAGCTAACATGGCTGGTGATTTgtcaacattttaaaatatacGTCTCTGACAACGACACGAGGGGAGTTCAACAAGGATTTAATTTGCCGCGAATATATTATTCTATCTAGTAACAATTTCAGATGAATGATTCAAATGAACATTCCAATGTTACAGTGAAGCCATAAAATCTTTTGAAGGGATTACTGTGGAAGTTTAGCAGCAATATTCAAACAGAAGAAGATGTTTGCTATTTTTACTACATGTATTAGAACGTCTACATCACCACATGATTATTTCAAGTGGAAGTTTAGACCCACAACATTATGCTATTATGTTTCCCGCACACTACCTGttggctgttagctagctaatagctGTTAGCAAGCTAATGTTAGTGAATATTTGCAGTTAACACAAACCCAAATGGAATGTGTTAGCTTCTGTTAGCAAACAATCGCAAACCTTGTCCACCTTGTTGAACTCACCTCTCAATGAGCACCTCAAAAAACGATACACAAATGCCGCTAGCTAGTCTCTAATGCAAAAGCACACACTTTTAAAATGACTTCTTACAGCCACCAaaaacttccgtcttcaacttCCGTCTAACATATAGAGGTTACGTCCCAATATTCACACTAACATACTCCACATACATTGGAGCAATGTATTTGGCCTATTTGGAATGCAATCTAGATAGTATGCTAGTGTGGATTTTTGGAGTGTAGCCTCTGAGAGGTTGTTGAGTACACATACCAATTTTGGATTCATTCATGTCAACAGCACGTATAAGCAACTAAACTAAAGTTGGCACTTTTTTCTCTGGTGTGAAAGCTTGCTTAATGTAAACATTTATTTGTCAATTTTCACATTTTACATGTTGCTATTTAGTCCTAGATGGTTGAATAGGGATGGTTTAAAAaagtggggcagcagggtagcctagtggctagagcggtggactagtaaccggaaggttgcaagttcaaatccccgagctgacaaggtacaaatctgtccttctgcccctgaacaggcagttaacctactgttcctaggcagtcattgaaaataagaatttgttcttaactgacttgcctagtaaaataaataaataaaaatttgcACTTTTTTAAacccagtctctctttctctcgtggTTCAAAGATGAACAGTGGTAATTGCAAAATCAAACATGTTTGTCATTGCTGTTTCTCCTTAACAAATCTTTCAGACATTCAACATCCGCAACTTCACTAACTTCTTTCTGACAACACAGAGCTCCACACAAACATACCCAACACAATCTGCCTGGCCTATTGTACAGCATCATGTGCAAGTTCTGAACAGTCAACACCTTAGAAGTTCTTTATTTCAGTAGCGGATGGTTCCTTCCATAGTATTCTTTGGAAACAGAAACTGTCATCCATGTTTCGGATTGGTTTCATGGTAAGGAACCATCTAACCTTAAGTTGTAAAATATTGAATTAATCCTAAAACCTTTGTAATCTATAGTTCACCAGCCACTTCAAATCCAACTCAGACCCTGGATTCAATCTATTGCAGATAAAGGAAAACCACAATGTGGGGTCCTGCACATTGTTAACATGCTCGAAAGTGTAAAACCGCTAACctgtaaaaaaacatttaaaccgATAAACCCAGTAAGTTGTTCCTCTCGCAGACCTTATTGCCATTGGATATTGAGACGAAACCACACCTGTTCTTAGAAAAACAACCCAAACATTTAGAATAAACCCATAGTACAGTTTTCCCAGTTATCTGTGATTGATTGAATTTTGAGTTTTCATCTAGTAGTTCACTGCACTGCACTGCCCCCAAATccaccctcctctgtctctacctctctatccatGTGGTCACAACTGCAGATCAACACTTTATTCtacaacaaaacatttaaataaaggaACAAACGTCTGAGTGAGAATAGGTATTTAGAGTTCTTTTGATTTTCGCTTTCTTATTCAGTGGCCTGCCTATTGATCATTACATTTCACGACACAACAAAGAAAAGCATTTCTATCAAAAACAATGACAATAATCCGATCCCAACGAAGCCACAACAATGATGTGAAGGGATTATCACAATGGATCTTCTGTTGTAATTTAGCAACTGTCTGGATAATCTTGGGTGTATTTTGGGTGTGTAGTCCACCCCCCAAAAAAGGGAAgatgttttatttgtcacatacacccgATAAGTGCAGTGAAACGTGCTGTTTAACAGGGTCAGTCAACCATAGTAGTTTgatgcccctggagcaaattagggttaagtgccttgctcaagggcacatcgacaggtttttcaacctttcggttactggcccaatgctctaaccactagcctacctgctacCCTTAAATACCTTAAATgatcaaaataaatgtaaaataaaatactgGAATATAATCTGTTGTTTTTTAAGAAAAGGTGGTCATATCTCCTAATTATTAAAAGCAATGCAACCCCTAAATCCATATATAAAGATGAAAACATAGAGCTAAATTCTTACTCAACATCAGCTAAGTGACACGTTTTTATCCCATGATTTGTCTCCAGTTAGTTAACATATCAGGATActtaaaaaaatcaaaaacaaacaatatattGGCATTAAATACATTAATCCATTACAAAACAAGCACATGGATATAAATTCACAATATATATGTACAAcctaattttttttttaaagaaaaaactTTGGAAAATTAACATCTTAAAAATTCCTTCAATCATAATTTAAGTGTATTGAATGCAATCTAAGGGAAAAGGGCAAGGTAAAACTCTTAGTTTGAAAAGTTTGAATTTAAATTGTAGTTTGATGAGCTCAATTTAACAGTAAGTAATGTCTTGGTTATATTCTTAGATATTTGTCATATAtgctatatttattattattgttattatcattattataattttcttgttgcatttttatatttatatttttctcaGCATTTCTTTGTAACTTGATATGTAATATGTCATTCCAAATTGACATCATGTGTGAGTGATATGTAGTTATTGTATGTGCCAATGGCCACATAAAAAGCTAAACGATGTCATACACATAATTTCTAACCAATCAGAAAGATATGAAATCCACACAGAGCCGTATGGGTTTGAGATTTTACCATAGGTATTGAACATTAGGCTGATGTCATGAAGCCCCAATGAATCAGAATGGAACAATTTCTCGGCCTTCTTAGCTACGACCAGTTCTATCGATTTTTCTGTACATGGCATATATGTAAGCTTGGATTAAAAAGAAACCATGAAATGAAAACGTCACCTAAGAACGTATGGTTGTATCTCACACAGTGTGAGTCCTTCCTTGTTGTCTTTGCATTGTAGCCAATGGGGAAAGGACTATATCAGAGTTGCCattgggagggaggaagggagtggaAGAAGATATGTggaagagggggaagggagaaagagagaagcagtGCTTTCAGTGTTTTTTCTGAGAACAGGAATAAAAGGGGGGTTTGCATTCTTAGTAAAACATATGGCAACTTCCTCACTACTTGAATTCATTTTCTGGGCTGAAATATAAAAATATGCATAGGCTACAGTAGCTACAACAACACGTAAACAATCCCAAATACAAATGTGTTTAGATTTGAGGATAATCGTGAATGTTGTAAAGTGGAGGTTGGTTCTTATTGGTATAGGGCAATTGATTTGTATTATTGAGtttatcggtgtgtgtgtgtgtgtgtgtgtgtgtgtgtgagtgaggttcACCCATCACTCTATCTACTGACATCCTACCACACAATCGCTAACATGGCACAGTCCATTATTACTCATAGTGGAATTCTGACATGAAAAAAATACCTAAGTAACATGGTCATAAACACAGATTCAAACATCCCTACTTACTgtttaagtatatatatattttttagcacacaaaacaaaaacaagacaaaaaacgAACAAGAAAACAACACCTCCCTTGCGATCCTCATAAGAAtctacaattattattattttttaaatatgtatttttttttttggaCACACTTTGTTTATAACTTCCTATTACTGTTACGACAATTTATCTGCTTTTCTTCAGAGATCTGTTAGTGGTAAGTGAAATAGTAAGCCTAAGAGGATCTATAATGGTCATCTGACACAAACTCTTCCTCCAGCAAGGTGAACACATGTCTACCCTGTCTACCAGCACCCACAGATCATAGCGGTAAGTACAACTGATTGCCCTTGCCTGCAAGACGAACTGCTGCTCCCTAGCAACAGGtaatcctaaccataacctaTTCAGCACAAATTACAGTAGATTAGAAGTCGCAACAAagaacagatctaggatcagattacacaTTTGGCACAGGGTTCATTAACAGCAGCCACCGCTTCACCATAAAGGGGTGCTGGCTTCCTAAGGGGGCCGTGCTTGACAGTCAACCTTACAAATAATTGGCCCTGAATATATTTACAATACTATTTTTTACTCAGTTCAGTAGTTTGGGACGCATTCATTAGTCTCAGAGTAGGTGTGCTGATCTaaattataatgcattatgattatatagacaggggggacctgatcctagatcaggaaTCCTATTATTAAGCGCTTCATGATTACAGTTTACATAATGAGGATAATACATGTGGAGGAGAATATATCAAAGATAAGTGCATGGGATACTAATAAGTTCCAACACTATACGTTTAACAGCGAGCAATACAAAACCAGATCACAGAAACTGCGATGGAAATAAAAGTCTTGGTCATTGGCACTGGGGGTAGGGAAAGAGGGGGTGTGGGGAGAGGTGAGAGTAGAGGCTATAGGAGAGAAAAGGCAGTTTTTTCCCCCCAAAGAAAGTGGTTGGCCGTGACTGTGCAATTATAGAATTCGTTGTATAGGTGTTTTTGAGATCTTAGGACCTCTGTGAAGGTTTCATCAGGATCAGGAGCCCTCAGCTCACACACTTATAATCAGTATCCCTGCCGAGACCCTTTAGTTTGGCAGACATCCACACAGACCAGTTGTGAGGTGTGAAGCCCTCAGCAAACTCGCTAAAAAGTCCCCCTTCTTTACGAGTGAGATTGAACGTGATGTGTACTGACTGTACAAGTGTGTGGGTGCaaccacacatgctcacacacatttTCACATTTGACACATTAGTTGTCATGGAGTGTATACACCGAATTCTGCTAAGAATTCTTCGTAGGGAGGAAACACAGTGTAATATATATGAGTATTTTGTTTATTTGAATTAACAATCTTGCTTTGTTTTATGTATGGTGACTGAGACCCAAAATGTGTTAGGGATTAGGATATTTAGAGCACAGTTGTCAATCTCATTTCACCgagggctgagtgtctgtgggtttttgcTACTCCcgtgtacttgattgatgaattaaggtcactaattagtaaggaactcccctcacttggttgtctaggtcttaattgaaaggaaaaagcaaagacctgcagacactaggccctccatggaatgagtttgacacccctgatttAAAGTGTAGtgcactgttgtgtgtgtgtgttaatgattAACGCAGTACTTGGGCTTTTCACAAAACAGATGATGAACTATGTATGTATATCATTGGTTTATATATTGTCCTTTTTTTGTCATGATATTGCGGGAGTTTTTCTTTTTCAGCGTCTATCTACCGTTTTGTTATTCCCTTACATTTCTTTCAGAGGCTGCAGTCCCTCCCCCTGATTGGTCCATTGTTTTCTGTCCTGAAAAACTTTGGGCTTGGAATTTGAGTGGCACTTTCGGAGCAGAAAGATGTCGATTCTTATTCAAACACAGTAAATATCATACATATTTTATATccttacaaaatatatatattttagtttttCTAATATTACATAGTGTTTCATATAGAGTTTTTAAATTGATCAATACAAGAATTTTGTATATGTTTTTATAATAAGGTTTACAATAAGGTGTCTTTTTAAAATACTATTTCACATTAAAGGAACATTGAATCTTTGTGTAAAATCACTGTTTAAAAACAATATTATTTGACAGACGTTGGATTACCGTTGGAATCACGTTACACAGCACTGTAATGAGAGTTCCCTGCTAGCATTAGCCTAAACCTAGCCTTAGAGTTAGCTTTCATACCATAGACTTCAATAatgatatatgtatatatataattatatatgtatataaaatAGATAATCATACAATTATATATTACATACTCAAAGCTTAGTATGAACAAAACAGAGAGTAGCCAATAGGCTTTATTTCCCCACTGCATGTGAATTCTATTGGTCCTTATAACGATGTAGGGTATAGGATAGCATGTTCATTttaagtcaacaaaacaaaaagacaatCAAATGATACTATTGTCATGGTGTAATaccatataaatataataatacatGTAATATAACATTTTCTTCTTCGATAATTCCATGGCTATGGCTAGGCTAAAGGCAAATATTGGCTTTTTCTATGAATCCCTAACGAAACACTTTTTAATATCCAATGATCTGATGATTTCGTCTGAATTATGAGTGAAGGAAATATGACACCTGTACTATAGCTTTCTTTTTGCTCCACTGATAAATCGTAATGCATAATGCTAAGTTAAGTGGAATCCTACTTCCACTTAAGTGACATTttcacttagtctcccattgaTTTGTCTCTTAGTGGAATAGCAATTCAAGTGTATTGCAAGAGTGATTGAAGgatatgtttgcaaatttatgtACCTAATGGCAGCATGTTCATCCTAATAGCCTAACACTGGTCATGCGAATACCGTATCTGATATAATGCTGCTTTTCCTGCAACATTTCTAGGTCGAACTAGAGGGGATCCCATACAAACACAAAGAGAGATATGTTtaaactcacacacacgctcacacacatacacacgcacacggacatgcattcagacacacacatacacacgcacacggacatgcattcagacacacacacacacacacacgcgcattcagacacacacacacacacacacacacaaacgcacacagacatgcattcagacacacacacacacacaaacgcacacagacatgcattcagacacacacatacacacggacatgcattcagacacacacatacacacacacacacatacacacggacatgcattcagacacacacacacacacacatacaaacgcacacagacatgcattcagacacacacatacacacgcacacggacatgcattcagacacacacttacacatttTCTTAAAACAGTGTTACAAGTACAGGTACGTACACAAGCTCTAAACTGACCAACACATCTCTTAACAAGGGGGATTCATTCTCTCCATCTTTCATCTTCAGCTCTTCCTTAGCCTTGGATAAAGGGGCGGCGAAGCATCATGGCGATCTGATTGGTTGATTGGAGAGGTGTTGCTAGCGTCTCTGTGTAAAATGGTTTGTGTTAGTGGAACTGGGGTGAggcgggaggaggaggggggacgagATGGTTGGAGTGCCAGGGGTCAAAGTGCAAAGGTCAGAGGTGTAGACCTCACACTTTTTTAGGGGGAGGAGCCAGCTTGATGATCTCATCTTCAGAGGGTTGGCGAATGATATCTAAAGAGATAGAGAgcaagagtggagagagagagagaaagaaagaaagagaggagagagagagagagaggtctcagTAAACTGCTGCAACAGACGTGAGAAAATTACTGAAAATAAATGAAGAAAAAGTCAAATAAGAAAGAAAGAATTTAGAAATCTGAGGTTAAGTGAGAGGAACGCCTCGAGGAAGGACTAAAGAAGACAGAGCTCAGAGAAATACAGTTTACAGTTTGAGACAGATTAGGAAAGAGAGCTCAGAGAAATACAGTTTACAGTTTGAGACAGATTAGGAAAGAGAGCTCAGAGAAATACAGTTTACAGTTTGAGACAGATTAGGAAAGAGAGCTCAGAGAAATACAGTTTACAGTTTGAGACAGATTAGGAAAGAGAGCTCAGAGAAATACAGTTTACAGTTTGAGACAGATTAGGAAAGCGAGCTCAGAGAAatacagagaagagggagagaaagtgagaaaaaaacaaaaagtgGAGTGAGAAAGATAAGGCAAGAGGAATAAGGAAGAAGAAATGCAAAAAAGAGCCAGAACGTTAGAAACAGAAAAAAAGAGGTATAGTAAAGTGACCTTTGTATTTCTTGGCGGAGGGGATGCGTGTGAGTTTGGTGTCGATCTCATCGTCCTCAGAGATCTTGAGAACCGTGGTGCGGTACTCGATGACACGGGTCAGCAGGTCTGGTCGCCGTGAGATCTCAAAGATGTGCTCAATGTACGACAGGTTATCTGCGAGGGAAACATAGGACATTTTTAAGGTGCAAAAAAACATGGCAGTGTGATTACATTTTTTGATTTTCTTCAACGTGCGTTATAAGATCTGTGCTCATTTGCAGCCTCCTtcctcctgctccctcctctccctccctcctctccctctctctctccctcctctccctctctctctccctcctctctccctccctcaccttgtGCCAGTTTGTCATTCTTCGCCAGGTAATTAAATCACTCTCCActcccttccatccatccatccatccatccttccctcccttcccaaATTTTGAGCTGGGAATCCTGGAAACGTCTCCCTCACCCTGTGCCAGCTTTTGGTTCTCCTCCAGGTAGTTGAACCACTCCTTGGAGGAGGTGATGGTGTTGCTCTGGTCCTCTGTGATGTCCTCCTTGCAGGCAGACTTCAGCTGGTCCAAGTCCTCATTGGTGATGTTTTCAGACAGGTCGCTGAGCAAAGAGCTGTACTCCGACATGGTCTGATGGAAGGAAGGGGAGAAAGTGAGGATGAACGTTAGTCAATTCTGGTTCTTTATCAGAGAAAAAACAGGATGAAAACAGCCCAGGTCTTGAGGGTCACAGAGGCATCTTGCTAGCCTTAGTTTTGCATGACAAGGCTTGGAATGACAAGGAGTGGCAAAGAGTGGAACGATAGCACACACAGATC
The genomic region above belongs to Oncorhynchus kisutch isolate 150728-3 linkage group LG16, Okis_V2, whole genome shotgun sequence and contains:
- the LOC109906371 gene encoding astrocytic phosphoprotein PEA-15, which translates into the protein MSEYSSLLSDLSENITNEDLDQLKSACKEDITEDQSNTITSSKEWFNYLEENQKLAQDNLSYIEHIFEISRRPDLLTRVIEYRTTVLKISEDDEIDTKLTRIPSAKKYKDIIRQPSEDEIIKLAPPPKKV